TCAGGGGGCGACCCGCACCCGTGGAAGTCCGCCCCGGGCAGACGCCCGCGCACTCCCGCCACTGATCCCGTACACCACGACAAGGGACACCATCTTCGGTGCAGGCCGAAGCGATGCGAACTCTGCGGTGATCGGTGAACGGGAGTGTTCGAACATCGACCCCTACGATCGCCCGGGACTCGCCCTTGTGTCCTGGGCTCGGAGTCGGTCCTGTGCTGCGTGGGCACTGCCCGTCCGCAAGCCGTCGTACAGGATGGCCAAGACGTGTTCGCGGGCGGCACCGGCACCGAGGTGCCGCAGCGCGTACAGGGCGCCGCCGAGGGCGGCCATGAGGTCGGCGATGCCGATGTCGTCGCGGACCGCAGCGGCGCTCTGGGCTCGGATCAAGAGATGGTCGATCTCTTCGTGGAGTCGGGTGACATCTGTTGCGAGCGCCGTCCGGATCTCGACTCCGGCGCCTGCCAACGTGTCGACGAGGTCCGCCTTCACGGCCGCGTCCTCGACAACCTGGTCCAGCGCAGTGAAGAGGGCTGCTGCAGGGTCTTCGGTATCCCGCAACGCCCGAGTCCGATCGACCAGATGCCGGACTCGCTCACGCACGACGGCTTCGAGGAGTGACTCCTTGGTGGGGAAGTGACGGTAGAGAGTTCCCGGCCCCACCCCTGCCCGGCGCGCGATCTCGTCCAGAGGGACGGAGAGTCCCTCGGTGGCGAACGCCGTCCGTGCCACCTCGAGCAGCCGGTCCCGGTTCCGACGGGCATCAGCCCGAAGCGGCCGCGGCTCGTTCACGACGAAATCCCCCTTGCTCGGCGGGTGGGTAAGCGGGGTGCGCTCTCCGTTTGATGGTAGCTTAACCGGGGCGCACTCTCCGCATACTGTGCAGAGGAATCACACGTCAGGCCGCTGTGCAAAGAGAGCCTGACTTGCGTCGCCTGCGCACGCGAGGTGGCCGCGCTGCAGATCACCACTGGTCTCACCCGTGAAGGAAGTTCGAGATCCCATGCCCCTTGCCGACGGAACCGACCGGCCGGAAACTGCTTTCCTTGCGCTGGACTACGCCACCCACATCGTCGAGAACTACAGCCACGACCCGGACGTCACCGACCGGGCGACGTATGCCCTCGCCTCCGCCCGGAAGGCGGGCGTGCCCATTTTTCACATCACCCACGAAGCGATGCGGGACCAGTTCCACCCACGGCTCGGTCCCGTCGGCGACGAGCCGGTGCTGGGCAAACGGACCCTGGGCGCCTTCGCCACCACCGACCTGCACGAGCGCCTGCAGACGGCCGGTATCCGTCGGATCATCCTCGGCGGCGTCGCAACTTCTGGCACGGTCCTGTCCACCACCCGGTGGGCCTACGACATCGGCTACGAGGTCCTGGTCTGCACGGATGCCTGCGCCGACCCGGATCCGCAAGTTCATGCGGCCCTGGTGGACGAGTCGGTGTTCCCCGCCAGCTGGCTCGGGCTCTGGCGCATCGCCCGCATGGTGGAATCGAACGCCGTCACTGGCCTCCTCTCCTGACGGCCGGGGCCACAGGCTCCCTCCTCAACGCGGCGTCCACGGAGGGGAGTCGACGGGCCACTGTGCGACCGACCGCGCTGTTCGCCCGGGCCTTGCTCAGTCCTCGATGCCCAGCTCGGTCCTGATCCGGTTCGAGCCGGCGATTCGGATGCTGCGGTCCGGTCAGTGTGTCGGGCTCGGCTCCATGCTGAGGATGGCGGTCGGAGTGGACAGGTCGGCACAGCGGCACAGCGGCACAGCGGCCCAGCAGGGCCAGGAGTGCGACAAGCTAACCTGCGACGGGGTCTGTCATCACGTTGGTGCCGCGCTACTGATCGAGCGGACTGCTGCTGGTTCGACTGCCGATGTCATCGGCGGCTCTACGACCGTGACGGTGCACCTCTCCTCGACGCCGCCCGACCGTTCGAACGCGATGGGTCATGGGTCCCGGCGTGAAGAGATCACGTCGGGACCGAAGAACAGGCTCAGGCGTTCGTGCCGTGCAGGTCCGGGTAAAGCGCTTCCACCGGGCCGCTCAGAGCCGCCTTGACCTGCGCCGTCAACTCGTCGGCCAGGACCTCGTACTCGCCGGCCTCGACGGCGTCGTAGACCGTCGTCACCAGCTGCTCCGGCGGCATCTTGGGGCCGTCGGCGTGCGCGGCCATGCCGGTGTCGACGTAGCCCATGTGCACGCCCGTCACGTGGATGCCCTTGGGGGCGAGCTCGATGCGCAGCGAGTTGGTGGCTGACCACAGCGCGGCCTTGGACGCGCTGTAGACGCCGCCGAAGGCGTACCAACTGGCGACGGAGTGCACGTCGACGAGGATCGACCCCTGCTTGGCGGCGAGGACCGGTGCGAAGGCGCGGGCGAGGAGGACCGGGCCGAAGAAGTTCGTCTCCATGTTTGCCCGGATGTCCGCCTCGGTGACGTCCAGCAGGCTCGCGCTCGGCGGGGTGGCGCCCGCGTTGTTGATGAGCGCGGTGACGTCCGCCGCGGTGGCGGCGGCCGCGTCGATCGACGCGGGGTCGGTGACGTCAAGTGTCAGGGGGACGATGCGTTCGTCGTCCCAGACGCGGGGGGAACGGGCGGTGGCGTAGACCTTGGCGGCGCCGCGAGCCAGGGCCTCGTGGACGAAGTGGGTGCCGATACCGCCGTTGGCACCGGTGACGAGGACGACTGCTCCATCGAGAGAGGGCATGGGTATTCCTTCGTTCCAAGGGGATGTGGAGTGCGTGGCTGTGCACGGATGGAGCAACGGCTCCTCGCCCTGCCATGGGAGAATGACTGCAGCCATAGTCGAGCCCACGCGGTAGTGACTGCCATCATAACTGATTACAGTCAGAATTTACTCCTGGAGGACACCGCCATGTCTGTCGCCCCCCGGCCGGTCGGACGGCGCGAGCGGAACAAGCAGGAAAAGTTCGACCGCATCGTTGCTGCCGCCACTGAGCTGTTCGCCGAACACGGCATCGACGAGGTCACGACCCAGCAGATCGCCGACAAGGCCGACATCGGCACCGGGACCCTGTTCCTCTATGCCAAGACCAAGGGTGAACTCCTCCTGCTTGTCCAGAACGCCAAGTACGTCGAAGCACTTGAGCTGGGCCGGGCGGACGCCGAGACCGTCCCGGGCGTGCTGGACGCGGTGCTGGCGATCGTCCGGCCGATCGTGGAGTGCAATCGCGTTCAGATCGACAATGGACGCACCTACCTGCGGGAGATGGTCTTCGGCGACCCCGAGGAGCCCCGGCACGGCGCGGCACTCGCCATCGTCGTGCAGGCCGAGGAGGCCATCGCCGCTGTGCTGCGCCGAGACGGGCGGGTCACGGAGGGCGACGCCGCGACGCTGGCGCACATCGTGTCCGCTGTGATGTTCCTCAGCACGGCGGCGAGCGTGAACATCGCCTTGAGCGTCGAGGAGATCGTGCAGGACATCCGGCGGCAGGTCGCGGTCCTGCTGCCTCGCTGAAGCGCGGCCGAGCCTCGGGGCCGGCCTCGGGCGGGTGATCGTGAGGATGGCCTTCGGCTGCGGCATGGCGCTGATCCGACCGAGTCGACGGGGCTGCGGCTGTCGTTCGATCGGCGGGAGTTCACCGCACCTGCATCTCGTTGACGTTCACTCCGGAAGCGGCTCGTGGGCCCGCTCGGCGACCTCTTGCCGTAGGGCGGTAGGGCGGTAGGGCGGTCCGCGCGGCGCGTACGGCTGGTTGCCTCCGCCGGGTCAGGGCGACCGTCACCGCGGCCACCGACGAGATGTCGAAGCCGCGCTGTACCGGCGGCCCGGCGGCCTCACGGGTACCGCCGCGCGCCGCCTCGCACCCGCGGGCGTGTTCGACAGGCTGATCCGCAGGAACAACTGCCTGCCCGGCTGACCGTGAGAGGCCGACGCCCGCCCGCCGTCGTCGTTGCCGAATCTTTGGATTACGTTTGAACTACCATAGACTGGCGAAATCGGTGAGGGGCAACCAGCCCGTCCGTCCGGCGAAGGAGCGTGTGCTGTGGTGCGGTACGCCAAAGAGCACAAGTCGCAGACGAGGCAGCGGATCATCGAGACGGCCGGCCGCCGGTTCAAGCAAGATGGCATCGACGCCTCCGGGGTCTCGACCCTCATGAAGGACGCGGGACTGACCAACGGGGCCTTCTACGCCCATTTCGCATCCAAGGACGACCTCGTCACCACGGCGATCGCCGACCAGCTGAAGGTGCAGGCCGAGACCGTCGTCGCGCAGGCTGCGCCCGGCCGGGCCGGACTCGAACAGATTGTGCGCGCGTATCTGTCACCTCTGCACCGCGACAACCTCGGCGAGGGCTGCCCCAACGCCGCTCTCCTCGACGAGATCGGACGCTGCACCGACACGACCAGGCAGGCGTACACCGACGGCGTGCTGGTCCTTGTCGACGGTATCGCCGCCCGCATGGCACCCGAGGCCCCGGCCTCCGCCCAGGTGAAGGCGCTCAGTCTCCTCGGCCTGATGGCCGGGACGCTGCAGCTTTCCCGCGCCCTGACCGACAGTCGACTCGCCCACGAACTCCTTGATCAGGGAGTGAGTAACGCCCTCGCCCTGCTGGACGCCGGGCAG
This is a stretch of genomic DNA from Streptomyces sp. NBC_00285. It encodes these proteins:
- a CDS encoding TetR/AcrR family transcriptional regulator, with product MNEPRPLRADARRNRDRLLEVARTAFATEGLSVPLDEIARRAGVGPGTLYRHFPTKESLLEAVVRERVRHLVDRTRALRDTEDPAAALFTALDQVVEDAAVKADLVDTLAGAGVEIRTALATDVTRLHEEIDHLLIRAQSAAAVRDDIGIADLMAALGGALYALRHLGAGAAREHVLAILYDGLRTGSAHAAQDRLRAQDTRASPGRS
- a CDS encoding cysteine hydrolase family protein; translated protein: MPLADGTDRPETAFLALDYATHIVENYSHDPDVTDRATYALASARKAGVPIFHITHEAMRDQFHPRLGPVGDEPVLGKRTLGAFATTDLHERLQTAGIRRIILGGVATSGTVLSTTRWAYDIGYEVLVCTDACADPDPQVHAALVDESVFPASWLGLWRIARMVESNAVTGLLS
- a CDS encoding SDR family oxidoreductase, coding for MPSLDGAVVLVTGANGGIGTHFVHEALARGAAKVYATARSPRVWDDERIVPLTLDVTDPASIDAAAATAADVTALINNAGATPPSASLLDVTEADIRANMETNFFGPVLLARAFAPVLAAKQGSILVDVHSVASWYAFGGVYSASKAALWSATNSLRIELAPKGIHVTGVHMGYVDTGMAAHADGPKMPPEQLVTTVYDAVEAGEYEVLADELTAQVKAALSGPVEALYPDLHGTNA
- a CDS encoding TetR/AcrR family transcriptional regulator, with protein sequence MSVAPRPVGRRERNKQEKFDRIVAAATELFAEHGIDEVTTQQIADKADIGTGTLFLYAKTKGELLLLVQNAKYVEALELGRADAETVPGVLDAVLAIVRPIVECNRVQIDNGRTYLREMVFGDPEEPRHGAALAIVVQAEEAIAAVLRRDGRVTEGDAATLAHIVSAVMFLSTAASVNIALSVEEIVQDIRRQVAVLLPR
- a CDS encoding TetR/AcrR family transcriptional regulator translates to MVRYAKEHKSQTRQRIIETAGRRFKQDGIDASGVSTLMKDAGLTNGAFYAHFASKDDLVTTAIADQLKVQAETVVAQAAPGRAGLEQIVRAYLSPLHRDNLGEGCPNAALLDEIGRCTDTTRQAYTDGVLVLVDGIAARMAPEAPASAQVKALSLLGLMAGTLQLSRALTDSRLAHELLDQGVSNALALLDAGQRV